From the Desulfosarcina sp. BuS5 genome, one window contains:
- a CDS encoding YkgJ family cysteine cluster protein, with product MKSIDIEKLGDLSGKRIKDNDTFSFQCHSGLSCFNLCCRNLNLFLYPYDVIRLKNSLKISSDRFIDEYVDILLKPSDYFPEVLLKMKEDADKKCPFLGASGCMVYPDRPDTCRTFPVEQGIMLEQEQKKAIPVYFFRPPDFCLGRHEKKTWTTKTWAKDQDAIIYNMMTAKWAEIKSLFQADPWGREGNKGPRAKMAFMAAYNIDIFRDFLFNSSFLKRYKVNNKIKKKIKKDDVELMKLGFEWIKFYIWGIKTKSFTPRPPA from the coding sequence ATGAAAAGCATTGATATTGAAAAACTGGGCGATTTGTCCGGAAAAAGAATTAAAGATAATGACACTTTTTCATTTCAGTGTCACTCCGGCCTATCCTGCTTTAATCTTTGCTGCAGGAATTTGAATCTTTTTTTATATCCCTATGATGTGATCAGGCTGAAAAACAGCCTGAAGATCTCATCCGACAGGTTTATAGATGAATACGTCGACATCCTGTTAAAACCATCCGATTATTTCCCTGAAGTATTATTGAAGATGAAAGAAGATGCAGATAAAAAATGCCCTTTCCTGGGGGCATCGGGTTGTATGGTATACCCTGACAGGCCGGATACGTGCCGTACATTTCCTGTGGAACAGGGTATTATGCTAGAGCAGGAACAGAAAAAAGCCATACCTGTTTATTTTTTCAGACCACCTGATTTCTGCCTTGGTCGGCACGAAAAAAAAACATGGACGACAAAAACCTGGGCAAAAGACCAGGATGCCATTATATATAACATGATGACAGCAAAATGGGCGGAAATAAAAAGCCTGTTTCAGGCTGATCCCTGGGGAAGGGAGGGAAATAAAGGCCCCAGGGCGAAAATGGCTTTTATGGCGGCATACAATATAGACATATTTCGCGATTTTCTCTTTAACAGCAGTTTTTTAAAAAGATACAAGGTCAACAACAAAATAAAGAAAAAGATCAAAAAAGACGACGTTGAACTGATGAAATTAGGTTTTGAGTGGATAAAATTTTATATATGGGGCATAAAAACAAAATCCTTCACACCACGCCCTCCGGCATAG
- a CDS encoding SDR family NAD(P)-dependent oxidoreductase, with protein sequence MEFKNRVALVLGAIKGIGKGIALALANEGVKVALNYFDWEENLDDLNHDFAKTGIEHLILKTNLLETEQIYGLINKVKERFGRIDILINNIERGGWPVVHGPYIQEQWDLELATTLRAKRWVFEAALPFLKASGNGVVINFSSIAGLVGRTGPASYIFNEGYSAANRGLSLLTETWARIGAPEVRVNEIMLGIFETRHGEKTRGWGLLTDAQKDALIDHTLLKKTGAIEDVVKTVLFILKDAPFMTGSLIRLDGGYVLGGEKVEPMPEGVV encoded by the coding sequence ATGGAATTTAAAAACAGGGTAGCGCTGGTGCTTGGGGCCATAAAGGGAATTGGCAAAGGAATCGCTTTAGCCCTTGCAAATGAAGGCGTAAAGGTAGCCTTAAACTATTTTGACTGGGAAGAGAATCTTGACGATTTAAATCATGATTTTGCAAAAACCGGTATTGAGCACCTTATATTAAAAACAAACCTGCTCGAGACAGAACAAATTTATGGTTTGATCAATAAGGTCAAGGAGCGTTTTGGGCGGATTGATATCCTTATTAATAATATTGAGCGGGGCGGATGGCCTGTGGTTCACGGACCCTATATACAGGAACAGTGGGATCTTGAGCTTGCAACAACCCTGAGAGCCAAGCGCTGGGTCTTTGAAGCAGCATTGCCATTTCTGAAGGCCTCCGGAAACGGGGTTGTTATAAATTTTTCTTCCATCGCGGGTCTTGTTGGAAGGACGGGGCCTGCGAGTTATATATTCAATGAAGGCTATTCCGCCGCAAACCGCGGTCTATCCCTTTTAACGGAAACCTGGGCACGAATCGGAGCTCCTGAGGTGAGGGTGAATGAGATCATGCTCGGGATATTTGAAACCAGGCACGGAGAAAAGACAAGGGGCTGGGGACTCCTTACAGATGCTCAGAAAGATGCCCTGATCGATCATACCCTGCTTAAAAAAACAGGCGCCATCGAAGATGTGGTTAAAACCGTTCTTTTTATTCTTAAAGATGCTCCTTTTATGACCGGGTCCCTGATAAGGTTGGACGGAGGATATGTATTGGGCGGGGAAAAGGTTGAACCTATGCCGGAGGGCGTGGTGTGA
- a CDS encoding YkgJ family cysteine cluster protein: MSDFIPITTKDTFNFSCNDDLACFNQCCRDLNQFLTPYDILRIKNNFHMPSDIFLGKYTSEHSGPETGLPVISLKADADDALKCPFVTAAGCSIYKDRPSSCRMYPLARGLSRSRETGISTEHYMILKEDHCKGFRNGQTWTVEQWIADQGIAVYNRMNDMLLEIISMKNRLMPGPFDIKSKLTFHTACYNLDVFRKHIFENGIMDHLNLNPKTLESVKTDDTLLLELGLKWIKYNLFGDREISWNLKTG, translated from the coding sequence ATGAGCGATTTTATACCTATTACAACAAAAGATACCTTTAATTTCTCATGTAATGACGACCTCGCATGCTTTAATCAATGCTGTAGAGACCTTAACCAGTTTTTAACTCCTTACGATATACTTCGCATAAAAAATAATTTTCATATGCCGTCTGATATATTTTTGGGGAAATATACTTCTGAACATTCCGGTCCTGAAACCGGCCTTCCTGTTATTTCGCTGAAAGCTGATGCGGATGATGCTTTAAAGTGCCCATTTGTCACTGCCGCGGGTTGCAGTATTTACAAAGACCGCCCTTCTTCATGCAGAATGTATCCTCTTGCCCGGGGTCTTTCGCGATCGAGGGAAACCGGCATATCGACCGAGCATTATATGATTTTAAAAGAGGATCATTGCAAAGGTTTCCGGAACGGTCAAACATGGACCGTGGAGCAATGGATCGCAGATCAGGGAATTGCCGTTTATAACCGGATGAATGATATGCTCCTTGAAATCATAAGCATGAAGAATCGTTTAATGCCCGGTCCCTTCGATATCAAATCGAAACTGACTTTTCATACCGCCTGTTATAATCTTGATGTCTTCAGAAAACATATATTTGAAAATGGTATTATGGATCATCTGAATTTGAATCCAAAAACTCTGGAATCTGTAAAAACCGATGATACCCTTTTGTTGGAATTGGGTCTTAAATGGATTAAATATAATCTTTTTGGAGACCGGGAAATATCATGGAATTTAAAAACAGGGTAG
- the aprB gene encoding adenylyl-sulfate reductase subunit beta has translation MPSFVIAEKCDGCKGGDKTACMYICPNDLMVLEPNAMKAYNQEPDQCWECFSCVKICPTQAIEVRGYSDFVPLGSSVMPMLGTEDVMWTCKFRNGLIKRFKFPIRTTDEGKANAYLDLKGKDLDSELLSTEEADEMTLKTPIATV, from the coding sequence ATGCCAAGTTTTGTAATTGCTGAAAAATGCGATGGTTGTAAAGGCGGGGATAAAACAGCTTGTATGTATATTTGTCCCAATGACCTTATGGTCCTTGAACCTAATGCTATGAAGGCCTATAATCAGGAGCCGGATCAGTGCTGGGAATGTTTCTCATGTGTAAAAATTTGTCCTACCCAGGCAATCGAAGTAAGGGGCTATTCCGATTTCGTTCCTCTTGGAAGCAGTGTTATGCCCATGCTGGGCACCGAGGATGTTATGTGGACCTGCAAATTCAGGAACGGTCTTATCAAACGTTTTAAGTTCCCCATTCGCACAACAGATGAAGGCAAGGCCAATGCTTATCTTGATCTTAAGGGAAAAGATCTCGACAGCGAACTCCTCTCCACGGAAGAGGCGGACGAAATGACGCTTAAAACACCTATTGCGACTGTTTAG
- the aprA gene encoding adenylyl-sulfate reductase subunit alpha has product MALPNKPLGELKAVRDPEVEELEVDILIVGGGMAACGAAFEIKKWAQDDAKILLCDKAAMERSGAVAQGLSAINTYIGENTPDDYVRMVRNDLMGIVREDLIFDLGNHVDDSVHLFEEWGLPVWKKTDDGKNLDGKKGLKQGSLKSGATPVRTGKWQIMINGESYKRIVAEAAKLALGEENILERVFIVELLLDANKENQIAGAVGFSVRENKVYIIKCKTMMVACGGAVNIYQPRSVGEGKGRAWYPVWNAGSTYTMCMKVGAELTMMENRFTPARFKDGYGPVGAWFLLFKAKALNGLGENFAASDAAKAELENYAPYGTAAITPTCLRNHLMLFEMKAGRGPIIMDTVSALAALGETMSKKELKHLESEAWEDFLDMTCGQANLWCATDTEPEKKNSEVMPTEPYLLGSHSGCCGLWTSGPDLDWIPDAYKIKASNGKIYNRMTTVDGLFTAGDGVGGSGHKFSSGSHAEGRIAAKSMARYARDNADFSPALSQSKEELVDLIYGPVRTYLDNCEYTTAEDINPNYVKPAGMALRLMKATHEYGAGTATFYMTTSKSLEIVMDLLATMREDCKKLAAGDLHELMRCWEILHRIWTVEAHLRHIQYRKETRYPGFYYQADYPGQDDENWFCFTNSKYDPKAASWEMMKKDYIKIIPD; this is encoded by the coding sequence ATGGCATTACCTAATAAACCCTTGGGTGAACTTAAAGCCGTAAGAGATCCGGAAGTCGAAGAGCTTGAAGTTGATATTCTTATTGTGGGCGGCGGGATGGCTGCCTGCGGGGCTGCTTTTGAGATAAAAAAATGGGCGCAAGATGACGCAAAGATACTCCTCTGCGACAAGGCTGCCATGGAAAGAAGCGGGGCTGTAGCACAGGGCCTTTCAGCTATTAATACATATATAGGCGAAAATACTCCTGACGATTATGTCCGCATGGTCAGAAACGATCTGATGGGCATTGTTCGTGAAGATCTTATCTTTGATCTTGGCAATCATGTTGATGATTCCGTTCATCTGTTTGAAGAATGGGGTCTTCCGGTATGGAAAAAAACCGATGACGGGAAAAACCTGGACGGTAAAAAAGGTCTAAAACAAGGTTCTCTGAAAAGCGGTGCAACCCCGGTCAGAACCGGTAAATGGCAGATAATGATCAACGGCGAATCCTACAAAAGGATAGTTGCCGAAGCTGCCAAACTGGCCCTTGGCGAAGAGAATATTCTTGAGCGTGTCTTTATCGTTGAGCTGCTCCTGGATGCCAACAAAGAGAACCAGATTGCCGGCGCGGTAGGTTTTTCAGTTCGCGAGAACAAGGTATATATCATCAAATGTAAAACCATGATGGTTGCATGTGGTGGAGCCGTTAATATCTATCAGCCAAGAAGTGTAGGCGAAGGTAAGGGACGTGCATGGTATCCGGTATGGAACGCAGGTTCCACATATACAATGTGCATGAAAGTTGGCGCTGAACTTACAATGATGGAGAACCGATTCACCCCGGCCCGTTTTAAAGATGGTTACGGTCCTGTCGGAGCATGGTTCCTCCTGTTTAAAGCCAAGGCATTAAACGGACTGGGCGAAAATTTTGCCGCCAGTGATGCTGCCAAGGCTGAACTTGAAAACTACGCACCCTATGGAACAGCAGCGATTACACCGACATGTCTGCGAAATCACCTGATGCTTTTTGAAATGAAGGCCGGCCGCGGCCCGATCATCATGGATACAGTATCAGCCCTTGCAGCGCTTGGTGAGACAATGAGCAAAAAAGAGCTCAAGCATCTTGAATCCGAAGCTTGGGAAGACTTCCTGGATATGACATGCGGGCAGGCGAATCTCTGGTGCGCAACCGATACCGAACCTGAGAAAAAGAATTCCGAGGTTATGCCGACCGAACCTTACCTGCTCGGATCACATTCAGGCTGCTGCGGTCTCTGGACCTCAGGGCCGGATCTGGACTGGATACCCGATGCATACAAAATTAAGGCGTCCAACGGCAAGATATACAACCGTATGACTACAGTTGACGGGCTCTTTACAGCAGGCGACGGTGTGGGCGGTTCCGGCCATAAATTCTCATCCGGTTCCCATGCCGAGGGTAGAATAGCTGCCAAGTCAATGGCAAGATATGCCCGTGATAATGCAGACTTCTCACCGGCTTTAAGCCAGTCAAAAGAAGAACTAGTCGACCTTATCTATGGACCTGTGCGTACATATCTTGATAATTGTGAATATACAACAGCCGAAGATATTAACCCAAACTATGTTAAACCTGCCGGAATGGCCCTGCGTCTCATGAAAGCTACCCATGAGTATGGTGCCGGAACAGCAACATTTTATATGACAACTTCCAAATCTCTTGAGATCGTAATGGATCTTCTTGCAACCATGCGCGAAGACTGTAAAAAACTTGCTGCCGGTGACCTGCATGAACTGATGCGATGCTGGGAGATCCTTCATCGGATCTGGACGGTTGAAGCCCACTTGCGGCATATCCAGTACCGCAAAGAAACCAGATATCCCGGTTTCTACTATCAGGCTGACTATCCTGGACAGGATGATGAGAACTGGTTCTGCTTTACCAATTCCAAGTACGATCCAAAAGCAGCTTCCTGGGAAATGATGAAAAAAGATTATATCAAGATTATCCCTGATTAA
- a CDS encoding CoB--CoM heterodisulfide reductase iron-sulfur subunit A family protein produces the protein MANNQAALAGGSILVVGGGISGLTTTLEAAEVGYEVFLVEKNPYLGGRVSQLKQYFPKLCPPTCGLEINFRRIKDNPRIKVFTMAEIEKVDGAPGSYNVAIKLKPRYVNENCTCCGECAEACQTEISDEFNFGMNKIKAAYLPHNMAFPAKYVISPQIIGTDDAKRCLEACKYDAIDFDMKEKVINLNVGAVVWATGWEPYDASKIDNLGFGTYPNIITNMMLERLASTNGPTNGKILRPSDDKEPESIAFVQCAGSRDENHLPYCSYVCCMASLKHTTYIREQYPDAKIYIFYIDLRAPGQRYEKFYKKIKEDKNIFFIKGKVAEVSENTGTGDITVVAENAVTGEKIRQDVEMVVLATGMQPTAAGAKLPADLKYNEDGFIINDFEQGGMFAAGCANKPADVVSSNQNATGMALKAIQTLVRR, from the coding sequence ATGGCAAATAATCAAGCGGCCCTGGCCGGCGGGAGTATTTTAGTAGTCGGAGGGGGAATAAGCGGTTTAACTACGACCCTTGAAGCCGCCGAAGTCGGGTATGAGGTCTTTTTGGTGGAAAAAAATCCTTACCTTGGCGGAAGAGTGTCTCAGTTAAAACAGTATTTCCCCAAACTCTGCCCCCCGACATGTGGTCTTGAGATCAATTTTCGAAGAATAAAGGACAATCCCAGAATAAAAGTCTTTACAATGGCCGAAATTGAAAAGGTTGACGGAGCGCCCGGCAGCTACAATGTAGCCATTAAACTGAAACCGAGGTATGTTAATGAAAACTGCACCTGCTGCGGTGAATGTGCTGAAGCATGTCAGACTGAAATTTCAGATGAATTCAATTTCGGCATGAATAAAATCAAAGCAGCTTACCTGCCACATAATATGGCATTTCCTGCAAAATATGTAATCTCACCGCAGATCATAGGCACCGACGACGCCAAGCGCTGTCTTGAAGCCTGTAAATACGATGCCATTGATTTTGACATGAAGGAAAAGGTCATAAATCTTAATGTGGGCGCCGTTGTCTGGGCAACCGGCTGGGAACCTTACGATGCCTCAAAAATCGACAACCTTGGATTCGGCACATATCCGAACATCATAACCAACATGATGCTGGAAAGACTTGCGTCCACTAATGGGCCGACCAATGGCAAAATCCTCAGACCTTCCGACGACAAGGAGCCTGAAAGTATAGCCTTTGTGCAGTGCGCGGGATCACGAGACGAGAATCATCTTCCTTATTGTTCCTATGTCTGCTGTATGGCTTCCCTGAAGCATACCACCTATATCAGGGAACAATATCCGGATGCTAAAATATATATTTTCTATATTGATCTGCGGGCGCCGGGCCAAAGGTACGAAAAATTCTATAAAAAAATTAAAGAAGATAAAAATATCTTTTTTATCAAAGGAAAGGTGGCAGAGGTTTCTGAAAATACCGGTACCGGCGATATAACCGTGGTTGCCGAAAACGCTGTGACCGGAGAAAAGATAAGACAGGACGTCGAAATGGTTGTGCTTGCTACGGGTATGCAGCCGACTGCGGCTGGTGCAAAGCTGCCTGCTGATCTGAAATATAATGAAGACGGTTTCATTATCAATGATTTTGAGCAGGGCGGAATGTTTGCCGCAGGATGCGCCAACAAACCGGCCGACGTGGTTTCGTCTAATCAGAATGCTACCGGAATGGCTCTGAAGGCTATTCAAACCCTGGTGAGGAGGTAG